A genomic segment from Pectinophora gossypiella chromosome 3, ilPecGoss1.1, whole genome shotgun sequence encodes:
- the LOC126382074 gene encoding uncharacterized protein LOC126382074 — MPLKIPIYDVNNTLGNSLVLAMRRFLNLEKRLHKDEALFKEYQSFIHEYIDLGHASYVDISSYDFNKDAVYFMPHHPVIRENAVSTRLRTVFDGSMKTTNKISLNDIMLNGPVVQNELFDTLLLFRLNKYFFACDIRRMFRNVLIEKSQRSLQNILWRDDPHESIKCLQLNTITYGLKNSSFLATRCLNELAYRFKNEYPLAVPVILNATYVDDILYTHNDLNVIIETKSQLSQLLSKGSFFLHKWSANDSSILQDIPKEQRYSGEINMQKDVKTLGLNFDVNSDTFKFSPPPKQSVKTKREILSFISKFYDPLGLIGPIFVQAKHIMQKLWLSKTDWDSIPPPELNNKWQSLYNDLTNMSSIHIERNTMCKSEHQTFQLIAFSDASNVAYGCAIYVRTIDMQGKVQMSLLCSKSRINPIAPKQLTIPRLELNAALLLAKLASKVYNTISQKQIVNEVHLYTDSQVVLAWLKTDPIKLKSYIANRTKLITECTNNFNWSYIQTDKNPADCLSRGTSPCDLPNHHLWWSGPKEMSDCNYKFKNCTYQLPEDIPEIKCSQNEAVCAAVSLSSNGSSFLDNFIHKYSDINRMKRVLAYVIRFCNNSKPNSAKIKENFVSFAETNNALSLLIKHEQLKYFSKDLNALQNSMQVQASLRGLNPFIDAHGLLRVGGRLQHSGLPYNQMHQIILPRQSLITCMIIENEHNKLLHASQKLILSSLNQRYWIVNALRLIKSVIFKCITE; from the coding sequence ATGCCCTTAAAGATTCCAATTTACGATGTAAACAATACTTTAGGGAATTCTCTAGTTCTCGCTATGCGcagatttttgaatttagagaaAAGGCTCCATAAAGATGAAGCTTTGTTCAAAGAATATCAAAGTTTTATTCATGAATACATAGACCTTGGCCATGCCAGCTATGTCGATATTTCTAGTTACGATTTTAACAAAGATGCGGTATACTTTATGCCACATCACCCTGTCATACGTGAAAATGCAGTTAGTACTCGTTTACGTACAGTATTTGACGGATctatgaaaacaacaaataaaatttcTCTGAATGATATTATGTTGAATGGCCCTGTGGTCCAAAACGAATTATTCGACACTCTATTGTTGTTcagactaaataaatattttttcgctTGCGATATTAGGCGTATGTTTAGAAatgttttaatagaaaaaagtcaGAGGTCACTCCAAAATATATTATGGAGAGATGACCCCCATGAATCcataaaatgtttacaattaAACACTATTACTTATGGCTTAAAAAACTCATCTTTTTTAGCAACAAGGTGCTTAAATGAGTTAGCTTatagatttaaaaatgaatatccTTTGGCTGTCCCAGTAATTCTAAATGCAACATATGTTGATGACATATTGTATACTCATAatgatttaaatgtaataatagaaACAAAAAGTCAACTTTCACAATTGTTATCTAAAGGTAGTTTCTTCTTGCATAAATGGTCAGCCAACGATTCCAGTATTTTACAGGATATTCCCAAGGAACAGAGGTATTCTGGAGAAATTAACATGCAAAAAGATGTTAAAACGTTAGGGTTGAATTTTGACGTCAATTCAGACACTTTTAAATTTTCCCCCCCGCCTAAGCAATCTGTCAAGACCAAAAGAGAAATCTTAAGTTTTATCAGTAAATTTTATGACCCTCTTGGACTGATTGGACCAATCTTTGTGCAAGCCAAACATATTATGCAAAAGCTATGGCTGTCCAAAACAGACTGGGATTCTATTCCTCCGccagaattaaataataaatggcaATCACTTTATAATGACTTAACTAACATGTCAAGTATTCATATTGAAAGGAATACAATGTGTAAAAGTGAACATCAAACATTTCAATTAATAGCATTTTCAGACGCATCCAATGTGGCATATGGTTGTGCAATTTATGTGAGAACTATTGACATGCAAGGTAAAGTTCAAATGTCACTATTATGCTCTAAGTCACGCATAAATCCCATTGCACCTAAACAGTTAACCATCCCACGTTTAGAATTAAACGCTGCGCTTTTACTTGCCAAGTTAGcttcaaaagtatacaatactaTTAGTCAGAAACAGATAGTAAATGAAGTTCACCTTTACACAGATTCACAAGTCGTATTGGCGTGGTTGAAGACCGATCCaatcaaattaaaatcttatattgcgaatagaacaaaattaattactgaATGTACTAATAACTTTAATTGGTCCTATATACAGACAGATAAAAATCCTGCAGATTGCTTGAGCAGAGGAACAAGTCCCTGCGACTTACCAAATCACCACTTATGGTGGTCAGGGCCTAAGGAAATGTCAgattgtaattataaatttaaaaattgtacttaccaattacCCGAGGACATTCCTGAAATTAAATGTTCACAGAACGAGGCGGTCTGTGCGGCGGTATCGCTGAGCTCAAATGGGTCGTCATTCCTTgataattttattcacaaatattCTGATATTAACAGAATGAAACGTGTACTTGCATATGTCAttagattttgtaataattctAAACCTAACTCGgccaaaattaaagaaaactttgtttCCTTTGCTGAGACTAACAATGCATTATCTCTGCTTATAAAGCACGAACAGCTCAAGtatttttctaaagatttaaatgcTTTGCAAAACAGTATGCAAGTACAAGCTTCTTTAAGAGGGCTTAACCCGTTTATAGATGCTCACGGTCTTCTCCGGGTAGGAGGTAGACTGCAACATTCTGGTTTGCCATATAACCAAATGCATCAAATTATATTACCTAGGCAATCTCTAATTACTTGTATGATAATTGAAAATGAACATAACAAGCTTTTGCACGCAAGtcaaaaattaattttgtctagtTTAAACCAACGTTATTGGATTGTCAATGCTTTACGCTTAATTAAGAgtgtaatatttaaatgtattacaGAATAG